Proteins found in one Caldisalinibacter kiritimatiensis genomic segment:
- the surE gene encoding 5'/3'-nucleotidase SurE — translation MNILVTNDDGINAIGIRKLANELKRIGSVTVIAPDRERSATGHAITMHHPLRINKVDNYANGIEAWNINGTPSDCVKIGIESLMKAKPDLVVSGINNGPNLGTDVIYSGTVSAAIEGGIHNIPSIAISVAGKKGELNYESATYYSCKIVNLITKYNNEQNKVFNVNFPSISPDNIKGIRVTELGIRRYSNQYEERKDPMGKSYYWLSGKLLEIQNKNESDVTAIENNYISITPLHFDLTNYQFIKKMQNWELDI, via the coding sequence TTGAATATTTTAGTAACAAACGATGATGGTATTAACGCAATTGGAATTAGAAAGTTAGCTAATGAACTCAAGAGAATAGGAAGTGTTACTGTTATAGCTCCTGATAGAGAAAGAAGTGCTACTGGTCATGCTATCACTATGCACCATCCACTTAGAATTAATAAAGTTGATAATTATGCTAATGGTATAGAAGCCTGGAATATTAATGGTACTCCAAGTGACTGTGTTAAAATTGGCATTGAGTCATTAATGAAAGCGAAACCGGATTTGGTAGTATCTGGTATAAACAATGGTCCTAATTTAGGTACAGATGTTATATACTCTGGTACAGTATCAGCTGCTATTGAAGGTGGCATACATAATATTCCTTCAATTGCCATTTCTGTTGCTGGTAAAAAAGGAGAACTAAATTATGAAAGTGCTACTTATTATTCTTGCAAGATAGTAAATTTAATAACTAAATACAATAATGAACAAAACAAAGTTTTCAATGTTAACTTTCCATCAATATCACCTGATAATATCAAAGGTATTAGAGTTACAGAGTTAGGAATAAGAAGATATAGTAACCAATATGAAGAAAGAAAGGATCCTATGGGAAAAAGTTATTATTGGCTTTCTGGAAAGTTGTTAGAAATCCAAAATAAAAACGAAAGCGATGTAACTGCTATCGAAAATAATTATATATCAATAACACCGTTACA